A region of the Triticum aestivum cultivar Chinese Spring unplaced genomic scaffold, IWGSC CS RefSeq v2.1 scaffold170399, whole genome shotgun sequence genome:
CCGCGGTCCGAGCAGATTTGTGAAGAGAAAAAAGACCACAAAAGGAGCACGGGCTCGCCTACTCTCCCTCTCGCCCATGGAGTCAtcgtcgccgccaccacccacgccggcCGCTTACGGAGACCTCCGGCGACGCGCAACACGTCCCCGAGCTCCCCATGGTCCGGGCCTCCCTCCCCTCTGGCCGGATTCTCCGCCCCCGTCCTCTACCACCCGGTTGCAACCCCACTCCTGTGGCTAGAGTTTCAGCCAGGGCTTCGCCGGCGAGTCTCCGGCGGCCCCAGGTTCGTCCCTCCTTCCTTCTTGGCCTCCCCCGCCTCCATCTTCCTCCTAGAATTTGAGCAGAAGCGCGTATCGGTGTTGCCCGTCACCCTACTCGCCTCCCTGTCAGATCTCCTACCCCTCATCTCTCTGTGTGTGATTGATCTCGATCAGCCCCCCTTCTCTTGGTGCTGCATAGGGGATAGGTCACTTCTGCGGTGGATACAGGGGTGGTGCTGCAGCCTTGGTTGAACCTAGTTTGTGAGGAGTTCTTGCTCTAGGGAGAGAGCAGAGGGCATGCTAGACGCTGTTGCTGGTGAGATAGTTGAGGATGAGAGAGAGCAGGGAGATGAGAGactgagagagcagagagagagacgATTATTGTTGCACATTTAGATAGATGGATTGATGGAACTGCTACTGGCCGCTACTgctagagagagggagagagagagcagagatgGGAGACAGGGTCCAACGACTACTGATATGCTCTTGTGGATAAAAATGAGataggtgaagaagaagaagagagagagagcagactGATAGAGAAGGCATAGACAGAAGTGTTGGTTGCTTCACATTTACATAGATGTATGGTGCTTCTCCTATGATGTATGCTGCTACTGATTGATGCACATTTAGATAGAGAACAGAGATGTATCTTGCTACTGAAGGTTTTTGTTATTGCTACAGTCCTATCAATCAATGTATTTAAACCTAATAATAAATACTACCCAATTCATATCCAGATGATTTGCATCTGTCATCAAGGAAAAAAGACATCACTGAACCCTTTGTATTCTAATTGTAAGGTTAAATAATTTTGTGTGTTCTAACTCTGCAATAATCTGCAGTTATTCGGATCATCGTCATGTCGCAAGTTTCCGACATCGCTTTACACACCGTGGACTTCACCGGAAATCCGTTTGCACGTACTCCACTGTCCGCCGGAACTTCGTCTACCTGAGGACTGAGGTACATACTACAGTGTAATCAATTTGCATCTGTCATCAACT
Encoded here:
- the LOC123175513 gene encoding uncharacterized protein; this translates as MVVGLRVCVMFSPPLQRTGSFAIYIKCFIFAGNTVSFDVFNPRSEQICEEKKDHKRSTGSPTLPLAHGVIVAATTHAGRLRRPPATRNTSPSSPWSGPPSPLAGFSAPVLYHPVATPLLWLEFQPGLRRRVSGGPSYSDHRHVASFRHRFTHRGLHRKSVCTYSTVRRNFVYLRTEESKTGPPLYLGSPCRREQEWAHPSLAHESLDIQSVFCNPSQAPWLHLPPHCRKQVVPCSGGVHCMGGSETCICVVNDGVYNIRAQPVPVKRFRP